In Metarhizium brunneum chromosome 3, complete sequence, a genomic segment contains:
- the spc7 gene encoding Kinetochore protein spc7 → MAPSKETTVPSTRRVRKSVGASTEMMRTADKENATVDVARTLADNRKKSRSKSIGPGGLDALKRGTGNRRASIAAPAKPRSILKPTIYSVQEIPPLRNERQRMRQLSESRDSTKSLVSSNDDSTNGSKVALKTEEEQQAAARERDERERRDARLKSPDSQRSNRRISGLPPMNFQNTDDDTLTSTIYSSDSEPPDAIEEIEEDSGSSSDSDDGTMMTIETEEVTGTTVASERYGSDEESSTLDRALRMAAQRAGTQRLDDNDDDRLDDGEEIIPSFGWVKKSNPSTSAQGASDLTTQQDEGADMDMDMDMDMTGAVGRIIKSHNTREFDSHGDLSMDITQALGGILSEGKAKQTGQDDATMEATMEFTTAVGGIHQPQNVYQDESDTNEDFSMEFTAAMGGVLPPASASSAGAGRRHTLNQQEDAGMEDATMDITVGVGNIISYNMHEDDHTIQGEETMGMDITTALGGIISNGDATSRNLGKRIMEEEVNKPNSPKRAIMAAVSQRTPTRRSSRLSGMSQTASPKVKPESPGLSAFRGKGLRRSTEPQTPDTMSSPLRTPTPSPLKLSTPKAQPASVRTPAHGTRSKSPQSTTPLRKGVAQSGKSPSPSKSSKPRHSLFRDDVKTGGRTPTIVLTPQTRRLSGLGADKSGLGSPQVTALLDRRSSIGESATDFVPGRREVAFEDPKAMEEEIDKERKVEEEKESRQKTLDREVDGPQEDREATFNLREMINSLSPKRNALKGRKSLHVGSAKGLLGKRPLELDDDENSEEDDGVKRLKGHNASPVKNVKLQQPPSVAETTGRLTRATRKSLEHAGSNTMLSFSSPLKKGQATTPRQQGGFQNLQDNQTIHAVNFHQSHAGDSEELERDADNEKIHLQDFLNMTSIRFMELTTTKRRLTVAPKSLHDGSCGDGEDDMSLERCVIAGACTVPMLELYQHSCRELKNYIAEGRRMVKEIEDETYEINPPLFREYMCATPDVKALMDNQFKNVKTHARLLSKAMWYEWRMKLQEGLKEGLISISEGMDADEQMLKEREELLAAVLPGALERHEQLEEESENLDEAAKELADCDPAELQAARDELTDLEADIEAKRRLIGELRGQLESSTSEAEELAAEKQSLMTSIQQSEKIREACRGWTGSEVESLKSHVDALEEEHGWAVTGLSGTSLSMAYKREIEVVFDVASFQPHQKNSRIDLWYIGDNKDGHLQSKTAEKEFFLQCIRDHIRALPQSRTKILDLLSIVRNAWDKARFVTLQLHAVNITFPTSVTKTSDSSVAVTSSLLLTPLRTRVETTLHLQGHSATKGVNVEISTQVKVVYGEHFNVNKVGEFLANKIGDKLGDKGEDWSDVLIELRQRLIARGKKQISSTT, encoded by the exons ATGGCACCTTCAAAGGAAACCACAGTGCCTTCGACGCGGCGAGTTAGGAAATCTGTTGGGGCCAGCACAGAAATGATGCGCACGGCGGACAAAGAGAATGCGACAGTCGATGTAGCTCGCACACTGGCTGACAATCGCAAGAAGTCAAGGAGCAAGAGTATCGGCCCTGGAGGGCTCGACGCTTTGAAACGCGGAACAGGGAATCGTCGCGCA TCTATTGCCGCACCCGCAAAGCCGAGATCGATTCTTAAGCCAACTATATACTCCGTGCAGGAAATTCCACCTCTCAGAAACGAACGTCAGCGCATGCGACAGTTGAGTGAATCTCGAGACTCAACGAAGTCTTTAGTTTCTTCAAATGATGACAGCACAAATGGCTCCAAGGTGGCGCTCAAAAccgaagaagagcagcaagCCGCTGCGCGAGAACGGGATGAGCGAGAGCGAAGAGACGCTCGCC TAAAATCGCCCGATAGCCAAAGGTCCAACAGAAGAATCTCGGGACTTCCGCCTATGAACTTTCAAAATACCGACGATGATACCCTAACATCAACCATTTATAGTTCTGACTCAGAGCCGCCTGATGCTATAGAAGAGATTGAAGAGGACAGTGGTTCTAGCAGCGACTCAGATGATGGAACTATGATGACAATAGAGACAGAAGAAGTCACTGGAACTACTGTTGCGTCTGAACGATATGGTTCTGACGAAGAATCTTCAACTCTTGATCGCGCTCTCAGGATGGCTGCGCAAAGGGCCGGTACTCAACGACTCGATGACAATGACGATGATAGActggatgatggcgaagagaTCATCCCATCTTTTGGCTGGGTAAAGAAGAGCAACCCCTCGACTTCTGCTCAAGGCGCGAGTGATTTGACTACTCAACAAGACGAAGGCGCAGAtatggacatggacatggacatggataTGACAGGGGCTGTAGGACGAATTATCAAGTCGCATAATACCAGAGAATTCGATAGCCATGGGGATCTGTCTATGGATATTACCCAAGCATTGGGAGGTATCTTGTCGGAAGGAAAAGCCAAGCAAACCGGTCAAGATGACGCCACAATGGAGGCAACAATGGAATTTACAACTGCCGTTGGTGGAATTCATCAACCGCAGAATGTGTACCAGGATGAGTCGGATACGAACGAAGATTTCTCAATGGAATTCACCGCGGCCATGGGGGGCGTCCTCCCGCCAGCAAGCGCATCTAGTGCCGGTGCTGGTCGACGACATACTCTGAATCAACAGGAAGATGCCGGAATGGAAGATGCCACTATGGACATAACCGTTGGAGTTGGTAACATTATTTCCTATAATATGCACGAAGACGATCATACCATCCAAGGAGAAGAGACTATGGGTATGGATATAACGACCGCTCTTGGGGGAATTATTTCCAATGGAGATGCTACCTCCCGAAACCTCGGAAAGAGGATAATGGAGGAGGAAGTCAACAAGCCGAATAGCCCAAAGCGAGCGATTATGGCAGCTGTCTCGCAAAGGACACCAACTCGGCGAAGTTCTCGATTATCTGGAATGTCTCAAACTGCATCCCCGAAGGTTAAGCCTGAAAGTCCTGGCCTATCCGCTTTCCGTGGGAAAGGGTTGCGCCGAAGCACTGAGCCGCAGACTCCAGACACTATGTCATCTCCGCTCAGgacgccaacgccatcacCCCTCAAACTCTCAACACCTAAGGCCCAACCTGCATCTGTGAGGACTCCGGCACATGGAACTAGAAGCAAGAGCCCGCAGTCTACAACGCCTCTGCGTAAGGGAGTTGCCCAGTCGGGCAAGAGCCCGTCGCCATCCAAATCCTCGAAGCCAAGACACTCCTTGTTCCGAGACGATGTAAAAACTGGAGGAAGAACGCCAACTATAGTTTTAACTCCACAAACTCGTCGTTTATCAGGACTTGGGGCTGATAAAAGCGGACTTGGATCACCACAAGTAACCGCATTACTTGACAGACGCAGCTCTATCGGCGAAAGCGCTACGGACTTTGTTCCGGGCAGGCGAGAGGTTGCTTTTGAAGATCCCAAGGCGATGGAGGAAGAGATTGACAAGGAGCGCAaagtcgaagaagaaaaggagagccGACAAAAGACTCTTGATCGTGAAGTTGACGGACCACAGGAAGACAGAGAGGCTACCTTCAACTTGAGAGAAATGATTAATAGCTTAAGCCCGAAACGAAATGCCTTGAAAGGAAGGAAGAGTCTTCACGTCGGCAGCGCCAAGGGTCTCCTGGGAAAGCGACCTCTAGAATTAGACGACGATGAGAAttctgaagaagatgacggagTGAAAAGGCTTAAAGGGCATAATGCCAGTCCTGTCAAAAATGTTAAGCTACAGCAACCCCCGTCTGTAGCTGAAACTACCGGAAGACTCACTAGAGCGACTCGAAAGAGCCTTGAACATGCTGGGAGCAATACAATGCTCTCTTTTTCCTCACCACTCAAGAAAGGCCAAGCCACAACACCACGACAGCAGGGGGGTTTTCAAAATCTTCAAGATAATCAAACTATTCATGCAGTCAACTTTCATCAATCCCATGCTGGAGATTCCGAAGAGTTGGAGCGGGATGCCGACAATGAGAAGATACACCTTCAAGACTTCTTGAACATGACATCAATTCGCTTCATGGAACTGACAACAACCAAGCGACGCCTCACAGTTGCTCCCAAGAGTCTTCATGATGGCTCATGTGGCGACGGAGAGGATGACATGTCGCTTGAGCGTTGTGTCATTGCGGGTGCTTGTACTGTTCCTATGCTAGAGCTGTACCAACACTCCTGCAGAGAACTCAAGAACTACATAGCTGAAGGCCGACGCATGGTGAAGGAGATTGAGGATGAGACTTATGAGATCAATCCTCCATTATTCCGCGAGTACATGTGTGCCACGCCAGATGTCAAAGCACTTATGGATAATCAGTTCAAGAACGTCAAGACGCATGCCAGGCTGCTCAGTAAAGCGATGTGGTACGAGTGGAGGATGAAACTGCAAGAGGGCCTCAAAGAAGGCCTCATAAGCATATCCGAAGGTATGGACGCCGATGAACAAATGCTGAAGGAGAGAGAGGAGTTGTTAGCGGCAGTTTTGCCTGGTGCCCTCGAAAGACACGAACAACTAGAAGAAGAGAGTGAAAATCTGGAtgaagcagccaaggagcTTGCGGACTGTGACCCAGCTGAACTTCAGGCTGCAAGAGACGAGTTGACGGATTTGGAGGCTGATATTGAAGCCAAAAGGAGACTCATTGGGGAGCTTCGGGGCCAACTCGAATCCtccacatcagaagctgAAGAACTTGCTGCAGAGAAGCAGAGCCTTATGACCAGCATTCAACAATCCGAGAAGATTCGAGAAGCATGTCGTGGCTGGACAGGTAGTGAGGTCGAATCTCTCAAAT CTCATGTGGATGCTCTTGAGGAAGAACATGGCTGGGCTGTGACGGGCCTGTCGGGTACAAGTCTTTCCATGGCTTATAAGCGAGAAATTGAAGTTGTTTTCGACGTCGCCTCTTTCCAGCCGCACCAAAAAAATTCTCGGATCGATTTATGGTATATTGGTGATAATAAGGATGGCCACCTGCAATCAAAGACGGCAGAAAAGGAGTTTTTCTTGCAGTGCATTCGAGATCACATTCGCGCTCTGCCGCAGAGTCGGACAAAGATATTGGATCTGCTGAGTATTGTTCGCAACGCTTGGGACAAGGCGCGCTTTGTGACCCTGCAGCTCCACGCGGTGAACATCACTTTCCCGACGAGCGTGACCAAGACGTCTGATTCGAGCGTTGCCGTAACCAGCTCGCTGCTGTTGACGCCACTTCGAACTAGAGTTGAGACAACGCTGCATCTTCAGGGTCATAGCGCAACCAAGGGAGTTAATGTCGAAATCTCCACGCAAGTCAAAGTTGTCTACGGTGAACACTTCAATGTTAATAAGGTGGGGGAGTTCTTGGCAAACAAGATTGGCGATAAGCTGGGAGACAAGGGGGAAGACTGGAGCGACGTGTTGATTGAACTTCGGCAAAGATTAATAGCGAgaggcaaaaagcaaatCTCTAGCACAACGTAG
- the cka gene encoding Casein kinase II subunit alpha, whose translation MGPQPLEPAGGHPTLLGFALHHEPRTITHLAAVETGTQAKPPDHVDIEVLRRAFLSHNPRSLILVHRRRRNSCDTSRTGTMARVYADVNQNMPRSYWDYDSVNISWGVLENYEVVRKIGRGKYSEVFEGINVVNYQKCVVKVLKPVKKKKIKREIKILQNLAGGPNVVALLDVVRDSQSKTPSLIFEYVNNIDFRSLYPKFNDLDVRFYIHELLKALDFCHSKGIMHRDVKPHNVMIDHENRKLRLIDWGLAEFYHPGTEYNVRVASRYFKGPELLVDFQEYDYSLDMWSLGAMFASMIFRKEPFFHGNSNADQLVKIAKVLGTDELFDYLDKYEIELDSQYDDILGRFQKKPWHSFVTSENQRFVSNEAIDFLDKLLRYDHQERLTAKEAQAHPYFDPVRDPEVFKQNLANPGSNGTYKS comes from the exons ATGGGTCCACAGCCGCTGGAACCCGCTGGGGGCCATCCCACCTTGCTTGGTTTTGCCCTCCACCACGAACCACGAACCATCACCCATCTCGCGGCCGTCGAAACGGGAACGCAGGCCAAACCACCGGACCACGTCGACATCGAGGTCTTGCGCCGGGCATTCCTTTCACACAACCCTCGCTCCCTCATCCTCGTACATCGCCGGCGTCGCAACTCGTGCGACACGTCGCGCACAGGCACCATGGCGCGTGTCTACGCAGATGTCAACCAGAATATGCCCCGCAGCTACTGGGACTACGACAGTGTTAACATCA GCTGGGGGGTCCTAGAGAACTACGAGGTCGTGAGAAAGATTG GTCGCGGCAAATATTCCGAAGTCTTCGAGGGCATTAACGTTGTCAACTATCAGAAATGCGTCGTCAAAGTGCTCAAGCccgtcaagaagaagaagatcaaGCGCGAGATCAAGATTCTGCAGAACTTGGCTGGTGGCCCCAACGTGGTGGCTCTGTTGGACGTCGTTAGAGACTCACAG AGCAAGACACCGTCTCTGATTTTCGAGTACGTTAACAACATCGATTTCCGCAGCCTGTATCCCAAGTTCAACGACCTCGATGTGCGGTTCTACATTCACGAATTGTTGAAGGCGTTGGACTTTTGCCACAGCAAGGGAATCATGCACAGAGACGTAAAGCCTCATAACGTTATGATCGATCATGAAAACAGAAAA TTGCGTCTTATTGATTGGGGCTTGGCCGAATTCTATCACCCTGGGACCGAATATAATGTTCGTGTCGCGTCACGCTACTTTAAGGGCCCTGAACTATTGGTCGACTTCCAGGAGTACGACTATAGCCTTGATATGTGGAGTCTGGGGGCCATGTTTGCCTCTATGATCTTCCGCAAAGAGCCCTTCTTTCACGGAAACAGTAACGCTGACCAGCTGGTCAAAATTGCCAAGGTTCTCGGAACCGATGAGCTTTTCGACTACCTTGACAAGTACGAGATTGAGTTGGATTCACAGTACGACGACATCCTCGGCCGGTTCCAAAAGAAACCTTGGCACAGCTTCGTGACGTCCGAGAACCAGCGTTTTGTCTCTAACGAAGCCATCGACTTCCTCGATAAGCTGTTGCGATATGACCACCAA GAACGGCTCACCGCAAAGGAGGCTCAAGCGCACCCTTACTTCGATCCAGTCCGGGATCCCGAAGTCTTCAAGCAGAATTTGGCTAACCCGGGTTCTAATGGCACATACAAATCTTGA
- the RPS11B gene encoding 40S ribosomal protein S11-B, with amino-acid sequence MSSVTVEATELTVQSERAFQKQPHIFLNSKTKAKSSRPGKGGRRWYKDVGLGFRTPKTAIEGSYIDKKCPFTGLVSIRGRILTGTVVSTKMHRTLIIRREYLHFIPKYSRYEKRHKNLAAHVSPAFRVEEGDQVTVGQCRPLSKTVRFNVLRVLPRTGKAVKKFSKF; translated from the exons ATGTCCTCCGTCACGGTGGA GGCCACCGAGTTGACTGTCCAGTCGGAGCGTGCGTTCCAGAAGCAGCCGCACATCTTCCTCAactccaagaccaaggccaagagcTCCAGGCCGGGCAAGGGCGGCCGACGATGGTATAAGGATGTTGGTCTGGGTTTCCGTACTCCCAAGACTGCCATTGAGGGCAGCTACATCG ACAAGAAGTGCCCTTTCACCGGTCTCGTCTCCATTCGTGGTCGTATCCTGACCGGCACCGTCGTTTCCACCAAGATGCACCGAACTCTGATTATCCGAAGAGAGTACCTTCACTTCATCCCCAAGTACTCTCGTTACGAGAAGCGCCACAAGAACCTCGCCGCCCACGTTTCCCCCGCTTTCCGTGTTGAGGAGGGTGATCAGGTTACCGTTGGCCAGTGCCGACCTCTTTCTAAGACT GTTCGTTTCAACGTCCTGCGTGTTCTGCCCCGAACTGGCAAGGCGGTTAAGAAATTCAGCAAGTTCTAA
- the ATG14 gene encoding Autophagy-related protein 14, giving the protein MECHICHRDHDAQKLPFLCAVDARNSLYELRVNGLQALLENESLQGQVNEFHAGSSKNSLSDIEQSKAMQRLEEDRTDHILASANKLKEEIQAAREEIRTRKAALARRRSDLASVSNGLAERRVMQQQELDKSTKVARFRWAQRAEATANTRAFLCTQAIRLYGLKRTKKAGSSRYEYQLGRVPVIDLASMDSYAPEVISTSLAHVAHILMLVCHYLSIRLPAEITLPHRDYPRPTIFNLNNSYQHSHVSFPSFSGTSLQPHSRETDSQRVPRPRPLFVDKSLTQLLKEDPSTYSFFLEGVTLLAYNIAWLCYCQGVSVGDSSNFDDICNMGRNLYSFLMSAQAHDFNPINVKVPGWGPNGEEVEEESQGNWLGRYSHGGTFYFLGSYEGTDLVRSFKLPSPMKLADKLKKKLIGDAPAPDWEVLDDDAWKVEDLPGTGASATNARNVTDKSTDAKSTPRSGTNGWTKVKHR; this is encoded by the exons ATGGAGTGCCACATCTGCCATCGGGACCATGATGCCCAAAAGCTACCATTTCTCTGCGCGGTCGATGCTCGCAATAGCTTGTATGAGCTTCGCGTAAATGGTTTGCAAGCTCTTTTGGAGAACGAAAGTCTCCAGGGGCAGGTCAATGAATTCCATGCCGGCTCAAGTAAGAACAGCCTTAGCGACATCGAGCAGTCAAAGGCAATGCAGCGCCTAGAAGAGGATCGGACAGATCACATCCTCGCTTCAGCCAACAAATTAAAGGAAGAGATACAGGCAGCCAGAGAAGAAATTCGAACGCGAAAGGCGGCGTTGGCTCGCAGAAGGTCCGACTTGGCATCCGTTTCAAACGGGTTGGCCGAACGTCGAGTAATGCAGCAACAAGAGTTGGATAAATCGACCAAAGTGGCCAGGTTTCGATGGGCTCAGAGAGCTGAAGCCACTGCCAACACTCGGGCGTTTCTTTGTACTCAAGCCATCAGACTATACGGACTCAAGAGAacgaagaaggcggggtCTAGTCGATACGAGTACCAGCTTGGCAGAGTGCCTGTCATTGATTTGGCTTCTATGGATT CCTACGCTCCAGAGGTTATATCCACCTCTCTTGCTCATGTAGCTCATATTTTGATGCTTGTGTGTCACTATCTCTCTATTAGGCTGCCGGCTGAGATAACGCTCCCACACCGAGATTACCCTCGGCCGACCATTTTTAATCTCAACAATTCATATCAGCACTCTCACGTCTCATTCCCCAGTTTCTCGGGGACATCTTTACAACCTCACTCTCGGGAAACGGACTCTCAACGGGTTCCGAGACCAAGGCCACTGTTTGTCGACAAGTCGTTGACACAGCTCCTAAAGGAGGATCCGTCAacttattctttttttcttgaaGGCGTTACTCTCTTAGCGTACAACATAGCTTGGCTATGTTACTGCCAAGGTGTGTCTGTGGGTGATTCGAGCAACTTTGACGACATTTGCAACATGGGACGTAATCTATACAGCTTCCTTATGAGTGCCCAGGCGCATGATTTTAATCCTATTAATGTAAAGGTCCCGGGCTGGGGGCCGAATGGCGAGGAAGTGGAAGAAGAAAGCCAGGGAAACTGGCTCGGTCGATATTCCCATGGTGGGACATTTTACTTTCTAGGTAGTTATGAGGGCACCGATTTGGTTCGAAGCTTCAAGCTGCCAAGTCCGATGAAGCTGGCAGATAAACTAAAGAAGAAGCTTATTGGGGACGCGCCAGCTCCAGACTGGGAAGTTCTAGATGATGATGCCTGGAAAGTGGAAGACTTGCCTGGGACTGGCGCCAGTGCTACAAATGCTCGAAATGTTACGGATAAGTCTACCGACGCAAAGTCGACTCCTCGCTCTGGAACGAATGGCTGGACCAAGGTTAAGCATAGGTAA
- the VPS30 gene encoding Vacuolar protein sorting-associated protein 30, whose amino-acid sequence MSFIYLTESQVGHPQPPVKELPTAAPALARRPSSTQESISTSQQSSRGDEMDRINRLFEILSARSDIDHPVCVECTDLLVDGLQRKLEVASKERDAYVRHLRQVKTERPSTDEMKARQERLQKAEKDRVAAMDELRRLEKEKDVLDEEILALEEESRQLDKEEEIFWRGRNAFAAKMSDFQSERDSINAKYSHDSQLLEKLQRSNVYNDTFCISHDGSFATINGLRLGRLSNKPVDWPEINAAWGHALLLLVTVAEKLDYRFHGYDPQPMGSTSKIIRYDVPSPSSSRLGSRAMQAPPKKHVLELYSSGDMPLGLTFMHRKFDNAMVAFLELVRQLGAHVQRQTQQSLNALSLPYKIEGDKIGEVSIKLGIAQDDGWTKACKLTLTCCKFLLAHASNIASTARSTAS is encoded by the coding sequence ATGTCATTTATCTACTTGACCGAGTCTCAAGTTGGCCATCCACAACCGCCCGTCAAGGAGTTACCTACAGCTGCCCCGGCGCTGGCCAGAAGACCAAGCTCCACGCAAGAATCGATTTCCACCAGCCAACAGTCTTCACGAGGTGACGAGATGGATAGAATCAATAGACTGTTTGAAATTCTTTCCGCAAGATCCGATATCGACCACCCGGTTTGCGTCGAATGTACAGATTTGCTAGTTGATGGATTGCAAAGAAAGCTAGAGGTTGCATCTAAGGAGCGTGATGCATATGTACGGCACCTTAGACAAGTAAAGACTGAACGCCCTAGTACAGATGAGATGAAGGCTCGCCAGGAGCGGCTCCAAAAGGCCGAGAAGGATAGAGTCGCTGCCATGGACGAGTTACGACGgctggagaaggaaaaggatgTTCTCGACGAGGAGATATTAGCCCTTGAAGAAGAATCCCGCCAGCTAGATAAAGAAGAGGAGATTTTTTGGAGGGGGCGGAATGCCTTCGCTGCGAAAATGTCCGATTTCCAGTCAGAACGAGACAGCATTAACGCCAAATACAGTCATGACTCCCAGCTGCTCGAAAAGCTTCAGCGATCAAACGTCTATAACGACACGTTTTGCATCAGCCACGATGGAAGTTTTGCCACCATAAACGGGCTTAGACTTGGAAGGCTGTCTAATAAGCCCGTGGACTGGCCAGAGATCAACGCAGCCTGGGGTCACGCCCTGCTACTACTTGTTACTGTGGCTGAAAAGCTTGACTACAGATTCCACGGTTACGATCCGCAACCGATGGGGAGCACGTCCAAGATCATTCGATACGACGTTCCCAGCCCATCTTCGAGTCGCCTTGGCTCGAGAGCCATGCAAGCACCCCCAAAGAAGCATGTCTTAGAGCTATACAGCTCCGGAGACATGCCATTAGGTCTAACATTCATGCACCGCAAATTTGATAATGCCATGGTTGCATTTCTCGAGTTGGTGAGGCAATTGGGTGCACACGTACAACGGCAGACTCAGCAGTCACTAAATGCACTTTCTCTTCCATACAAAATCGAGGGTGATAAGATTGGAGAAGTGAGCATCAAGCTAGGAATTGCGCAAGACGATGGTTGGACAAAGGCTTGCAAGCTTACTCTCACCTGCTGCAAGTTTCTTCTCGCGCACGCCAGCAATATTGCGTCAACTGCTAGAAGCACAGCCTCATGA